From Bos mutus isolate GX-2022 chromosome 5, NWIPB_WYAK_1.1, whole genome shotgun sequence, one genomic window encodes:
- the LOC106701695 gene encoding olfactory receptor 6C3-like has protein sequence MKNHTRPTEFILLGLSDDPEFQIVIFLFLIITYILSVTGNLTIIILTLVDSHLQTPMYFFLRNFSILEISFTTVCIPRFLGTIITRDKAISYNNCTTQLFFFIFLGITEFYLLTAMSYDRYVAICKPLHYTTIMNDRVCVLLVFCAWLAGFLNIFPPVIIFLQLYYCGSNIIDHFTCDYFPLLQLSCSDTWLLEVIGFYSAIVILLFTLALIILSYMFIIKTILRLPSASQRKKAFSTCSSHMIVISISYGSCIFVYINPSAKEKASLMKEVAILNTCVAPMMNPFIYTLRNQQVKQAFKDTIQKFIFFSSKCN, from the coding sequence atgaaaaaccaCACAAGACCCACAGAATTCATTCTTCTGGGGCTATCAGATGACCCAGAGTTTCAgattgtgatttttctctttttaatcatCACATATATATTAAGTGTCACTGGAAATTTGACCATCATCATTCTCACCTTGGTGGACTCCCATCTACAGACAcctatgtattttttcctcagGAACTTCTCTATATTAGAAATCTCCTTTACAACTGTCTGTATTCCTAGATTTCTGGGCACAATTATCACCAGGGACAAAGCAATTTCATACAACAATTGTACAACTCagctgtttttcttcattttcttgggtatCACTGAATTTTATCTTCTAACTGCCATGTCCTATGATCGCTATGTAGCTATCTGCAAACCCCTGCATTACACAACCATCATGAACGACAGAGTCTGTGTATTGCTTGTCTTTTGTGCTTGGCTGGCAGGATTCTTAAACATCTTCCCAcctgttattatttttctccagttATATTACTGTGGTTCTAATATCATTGATCACTTTACTTGTGACTATTTCCCTCTCTTGCAACTATCATGCTCAGACACATGGCTCCTTGAAGTGATTGGATTTTACTCTGCAATAGTGATTCTGCTTTTTACTTTGGCATTAATAATTCTATCCTACATGTTCATCATCAAGACAATTCTGAGGCTGCCTTCTGCCAGTCAGAGGAAAAAGGCATTTTCTACATGCTCCTCTCACATGATTGTCATTTCCATCTCTTATGGAAgctgtatatttgtgtatatcaACCCTTCAGCAAAAGAAAAGGCATCCTTGATGAAAGAAGTAGCAATTCTGAATACTTGTGTTGCTCCTATGATGAATCCGTTTATATATACACTGAGGAACCAGCAAGTGAAGCAAGCCTTTAAGGATACCATCCAAAAGTTTATCTTTTTCTCCAGTAAATGCAACTAA